In the Triticum aestivum cultivar Chinese Spring chromosome 2B, IWGSC CS RefSeq v2.1, whole genome shotgun sequence genome, TTTCTGGCGGCAGGTCGAGCTTGTAAGCGAGTGCCCCAATCTTCTCGATGATCTTGAAAGGGCCGAAGTATTTGAAGGCGAGCTTGGCACAGGGGCGATTGACCACCGAACGCTGCGCGTACGGCTGAAGCTTGAACAGCACCTGTTCGCCCGCCTGAAAGTGTCGCTCGGTGCGGTTGCGGTCGGCATTCTTCTTGAACCGATGTTGTGCGCGCTCCAGCTGTGCGTGGATGTGCGCGGCGTGCGCCGCCCAGTCCATCTCCTCGTCGGCCGGCGCCGACTCCGCCCAAGAAGCCATGGCGCCGAGATTTGCTTCCATGCCGTAGAGGGCCTTGAAGGGGGTGCCATTGAGTGACGCATGGAAGGTTGAATTGTACCAGAACTCCGCCATTGGCAGCCACCAGCGCCATTGGTGCGGCGAGTCGTGGACTGCGCATCGGAGGTACATCTCCATGCATTGATTCACCCGTTCGCTCTGGCCGTCGGTCTGGGGGTGATAGGCTGTCGAGTAGAGCAGCTTGGTGCCAGCGCCCGCGAGCAGCTCGCGCCATAGGTGGCTGGTGAAGATCTTGTTGCGATCGGAGACGATGGACGCCGGAATGCCGTGCAGCTTCACCATGTTCTCCCAGAATGCGTGCGCCACCTGCTTGGCGTTGCAGGGTTAGCGGAGAGGAACAAAGTGGGCGAACTTGGTGAAGCGGTCGACAACCACCTTGATCGTGTCGTATCCTTCTAAGGGCGGCAAGCCCTCCACAAAGTCCATGGTCAGGTCCTGCCATGGCGCAGTTGGAATGGGCAGCGGGGCGAGGAGACCCGCCGGCTTGACGTGCTCGTGTTTGGCCTGCTGGCACACGGCGCACTGCTGCACGAACTCGGCGACGTCGCGCTTGAGGCTGCGCCAGTCGAAGTGCTTGCGCACGCGCTGGTAGGTGACGGTGGAGCCGGAGTGACCACCCACCGCACTGCAGTGCAGCGCGGCGATGAGCTTGGTGCGCAGGGCCGAATTGGCCCCGATCCAGAGACGCTCCTGGTGCCTGATGATGCCGCGATAGAGCTCGTAGCCTTGATCGTCCGGGCTGTGGATCGCCAGTTGCTGCAGCCATTCCTGGGCGTCGGCGTCAGTGGCGTAGGAGTTGGCCACCTTCTGCACCCAATCCGTCTGGCACGTGGAGAGTGCGGCCAGCTCGAACTGTCTGCCCACGCGCGAGAGCGCGTCGGCGGCGCCATTGTCCAGCCCCCTTCTGTACTGGAAACGAAATTGTAACCCCACCATCTTTGCCATGGCCTTGCGCTGGAGCTCGGTCTCCAGGTGTTGTTCGCCCAGGTTGCAGAGAGACTTGTGATCTGTGATGATGTCGAAGGGGCTGCGTTGCAAGTACTGACACCACTTGTCGACGGCCATCATCACGGCGAGGAATTCCCTCTCGTAGGTGGAGAGCTTCTGGTTGCGTATGCCTAGAGCCTTGCTGAAGTACGCGACGGGGTGCCCATCCTGTGCGAGCACCACGCCCACGCCCGTGTCGCAGGCATCCGTCTCGATCGTGAACGGCCGCGCAAAATCTGGCAGAGCCAAGACGGGTGTGGTGACCATCGCCTGCTTGAGCGTCTCGAACACAGCTTGTGTTTGTGCCGTCCAGGAGAAGCCCTTCTTCGTCAGTAGCTGCGTGAGTGGCTTCGCAATGATGCCATAGTGCGGGATGAACTTTCTGTAGTAGCCCGTGAGGCCGAGGAAGCCGCACAGCTCCGTGGCGTTCGTCAGCGTCGGCTACTACTCCATGGCCTGCGTCTTCTCCTTGTCCGTGGCCACACCCTCCTTAGAGATCACATGACCAAGGTAGTCGATGTGGTCAGCTGCGAATGTGCACTTGGATTCCTTAACGAAGAGCTGGTGCGCCCGGAGCAACTCGAACACGATACGCAGGTGCTCCAAGTGCTCCTCCCAGGTCTCACTGAAGACAAGGATATCgtcaaggaagatgatgatgaacttgcggaCATACTTACCGAAAACGGAGTTCATCAAGCACTGAAATGTGGCCGACGCGTTCGTCAGGCCGAACGGCATGACTCTGAACTGAAAGTGCACATGGTGCGTCTTGAACGTCGTCTTGGGCTCGTCCTCCTCACGCATTCTGATCTGGTGGTAACCAGCGCGCAAGTCGAGCTTGGAGAACACTGCTGCGCCGGCCAATTCATCCAGGAGTTCGTCGATGATGGGGAGGGGAAACTTGTTCTTAATGGTGGCGTCGTTGAGCCGGCGATAGTCGACGCAGAACCGCCATGTGCCGTCCTTCTTCTTCACGAGCAGCACCGGTGCGGCGTAGGGGCTGACGCTGTGCGTGATCACACCCGAGTCCAGCATCTCCTTGACCTGATGCTCGATCTCGTCCTTCTACAGAGGCGAGTAGCGATACGGGCGCGTGTTCGCGGGACCGCGCCCTCCACCAGCGTGACGGCATGATCGTACTGGCGGTGCGGAGGAAGCCCTTTCGGTGCCGCGAACACGTCAGCGAACTCCTCGAGCAGGTCTGCGAGCGGGGTCTGGCTTGCACATTTGCGGCGCGGCGCACCGCTGCAGGTGTCCACCATGGCCATGGCCCAAACGTCGTTTCTGGCACCATCTTGCGCAGCTCTTCGGGCCCGACGGCCTTGAGTGAGGTGGCCGGCTTGGTGGACACGCCGCGCAGAGTCACCTCTTCGCCGTCGTGCTGGAATTTCACCCACTTGTCTTGCTAGTGGCACGTCATCGGACTGTTCTGGgcgagccagtccatgccgaggATGCCATCGTACGCTCCGATCTCCAGTTCGCGCATTGGCGTATCGAAGGTGTGGCCCTGCATCTACCACTTGAGGCCGGGCACCCTGCGCGTGCAAGTGAGCTTGTCGCCGTTGGCCACGCGCACCTCAGTTGGCGGCATCTCTTCTGTGGCGAGGCCGAGGCAATCGACGAAGGCCTTGTTGACGAAGCTGTGGGTGCTGCCCGAGTCGAGCAGCAGGAGCATGACCTGATTCCCGACGAGGGCGTGCAACCTGATCGTCGTCGTGGAGTCCGTGCCGTCGACCGCCTGCGACAAGAGAAGGCAGCACTCAGGCGCGTCCGCGGCCGGAGCAGGGGGTTGCGCCGCCGGCCCCGGGTCGTCGAGCAGCTGCAGGGCATGGATGGTGTCGTCGGAGAGCACCTCGCCGTGGACGCCCACGTTGATGGTGAGTAACTGCACGGGCTGGGCGCAGCGATGCTCTTTGGAGTACCGATCCCCGCACTTGAAACAGAGGTTGTTCTCCCGGCGGAAATCGCGTATCTGCCGCTCCCGTGCATACTCGTCCCCTTGGGCGCGCACCGGTGCGGCCACGACCCGCTGTGGAACGGCTGCGGCAACTGTTGGTGGTGGTCGGCTCGCGGGTGTGATGCGAGGGCGTGCACGGGTCGTGCCCAGTTCTTCCtcctggatgcgcgcgagcaccgAGGCACGCGTGATGCTTGACGGCGCCTGGAGGCGCACCGGGCCACGCAGTTCATCCTTCAGGCCGAGAAGGAATTGCGTGACGAAGAACTTGGTGTTGATTGACGGATCGAGTGCGAGCAAGTGGTACATCTGCTCGTCGAACGCGACGCGGTACTCAGCGACGGTGCCTGTTTACCGGAGTTGCAGGAGCTTGTGCATCACCATCTCGAACTCGTCGGCGCCAAACTCCTCCAGAATCGCCGAAGTAAACACGTCCCACGTGATGTTGCGATGCGATTGGCGGAACGCTTGGAGCCAGTGTGCTGCCTGGCCGTCGATGTAGAGCGCGGCGGTGGCAACCCACTGGTGTGTAGCCACCTTGTAGAGCTCGAAGTAGGCGAGGCAGCGGTCCAGCCATAAGTATGGCGCCGTGCCGTCGAACTTGGGAAAATCATGCTTCGGGGGCTTGTGGTACTCGTTGGAGTGGTAGCCCGGTGGGGACGCGGTCGGCGCGGCGACGAACCCTCCCTGTGGCGGCACGGGAAAGAGAGGTGGGCGATGATCGCCCAAGCGCGCGTGCAACGACGACGGCCGTGACGGATCCGAAACGGGGCGCGACGACGGAGCAGGGGGAGGCGGTGGGGGTTGCTGTGGTTGCGCGGGCTGGTGGAGGTGCGTGGTGACCGAGCCTGGCGGAAAGGCTGATCCTTCCACCGTCTTGCGCGTGAGATCGAGGTCTGCCTGCGTCAGATCGAGCTGCCGTGAGAGGCCGCGCATCTCTTGCGAGATCTGCGCGTTGAAGGCGGCCTGGAGCTCGATCTGCTTCTCGTGAGCCGCTTTCTGATCGTCGATCTTGGCGCACAGCGTCTCCAGCATCTCGTGAGCCGCTTTCTGATCGTCGATCTTGGCGCACAGCGTCTCCAGCATCTTGGTGATGTTGGTGTTCCCCTCGTCCATGGCGGCCAGCACTTGCCGCGTCGCCGCTAATGCCTTGGGAGGAGCCGTCGTCTTGCTCGAGAGGGCGTCGAACCCCGCGACGGATTTTGTGTGGCTCGTCGGAGCAAACCACACCGGCGCGGTGGATGTTACCGACTCCCAATCAAGCGAGGAAGAAAAATTTCGGGAGGGTTTGTGGCTCTGATTACCAGTTGTAACACCCCAGGAAGTGAGGGGGGGGGAGAGGATCCAGATCGAACGAGGGGGAAGGAAAAGCTTGGAGAGGAAGGAGGGGATGGATCGCAGAGGAAGAATTCAGAGTTCAGAGTATCAACACACACGTGATCCACCACGGCCACAGGCGGCCATTTTAACACCACCCACGCACACCACTTGtctggccagctggctgggcccacCAACCACAGGTTAGGTGTTACAGAAAGTTGGAGCCTTGTCGAGTGTACGCCTTCTCGAGAATACTTGATATGCAAAAAGTCCATCAATATTTCTGGGCTGGAGAAGCCTAGTAACATGTGGCCTAACTCCTCAGCCTTCCTTTTAGGAATTGAGTAATGGAAAGCTATTGTCATCTTTTTTAGCACTGCTGCCCAATTGAATAACAATTTCACAAGAGCAACTTCATGTTCAGTTCCTCCAAACCCATTGATTTCTATTTCTGGGAGGCAATTTAATATGAGTTCCTCGCTTTTCCAGTTTAGTGGTTGATCACAAATGCAACCTGATGGGCATGTGGCTTGTGCCTGAAATGAGGGGCATGCTAGCTTAGTAAGATTAACTGACATGATTTGATAATAAACATAGAAAGAGATGAAACCAGAAAGTACCAGACTGAATTCTCTGAGATATGACATATCAACAAAAAGAACTTAAAACGATACCTGGAAATTAGTTTGAAGCTGATCTATTACAGAAAATAGGATTGTTCTATACAAAGAGAGAGTGGTTTGTATGGACATTACATTATCAAAATTTACACAAATCCTCAGGTATTGTGCTAGTGATAACCCGAATTTCAGATGATCTTAAATTGACCTTAAGGCTTCCTTTCTATGGAACCTTCTTTAAAAAGCACATGCCCCAAGCAATCATTATCTCCTAAATCATAACCACGCTAGGAAGGTTGATCCTGTCATGAAATTACTCGGTCAACTTCCCATCAAATGTACTATATTTCAACAGGGACATACTTTGGAGCAGGGTATCAGTATCAAACCAACACTTCAGAACAGGGCAACTAGCAGCTCCAACACATAGTTGTACCAAGAAATGCTATGTGGTTTCTCTGGCAATTCAAGTACTACTTCCTCTGTCTGGGTTTATAAGTCCCCCCTTGAATTTTGATCCTAACTTTGACCTGAAGTTTTACTAATAAGTTATAAGTTATATGCAACAAAAAGTATATCATTACAAAACTTCTTTCGAGTATGAAACCAATGATATATATTTTTTGTGGTATATAGCAACAAAAAGTATATCATTACAGAACTTCTTTCGAGTATGAATGCAATGATATATAGTGGTACATTTAAGTCGTATTTCTGGTCAAATTTAGGCTCAAAATTCGAGGGAAACTATAAACCCCGGAAGGATGAAGTATATAAATAGATTGCGAATAATGTTACCTCCAGATTGCTAGGTTTTCCGAGAAAGACAAGAGCCAACTTTCTTACACCAGTACACATCCTGAGAATATGGAATAAGCTTGCTCCAAATGAATGTCCTTTTGTCATTACATTCAGGGTCAAGAGTGTAATGTTAGGGAGCCTTGTCATGTTCTCCATCAGGTATTGATGGTGACCTTTGTCCTGTAGGTTTGTAGGAAGTCACAATAGAAAATAACTGTTAGAAAAGGACACGCATATCATTTTCTACGAAGTGATTAACACACAGGTAATGGTCTCCTCTCCGCTCTTGGGAGTTCATGTCCCATTGAATAATGTACAAGTGCAGTAGTGCTAGTATAATTATAATGCTAAATACTTAAAAGGCAGAAAAACTGCCATCATCCAAGAGATGCTCCCAGCCTCAGATATGTTGCATCGAATTGAGGAAAGCAAAACAAGTGAAAATTCGGCATTGCTATTCTCAGATATCCCAAATGAGATACCCCTCCTTTCAAACGCCATGCCTGTGTCGCTATATATTGACTTGCTAGCACATAACCCACACAAAAATGAACTCACCAGCAGATAGATCAGCGAGAGCTTTAAATGGTGCATGACCTCAAATTGCTGCAAGAGCCTCAAGCAATTGCGATTTGGTGTGTAGTCATCCAAATAATGTCCAAACACAAAAAAATGACCAGTCTCCAGACGTTGGAGATGTGCCATCTCGCCAAGCTGGACAGAGCTTGGTTCATAAGCATCCGTCCAGTGGAGTGACGCCAGTTGAGGGGCTGAGATGTTTGCAACCGGTCGACTCACCGCAGTGATAGAATTCTCAAAGCAAGAGCTCACATATAACTCTTGAAGTACCTTCGCTTCTACAGTGAGCTGCTGCAAGCCATACAAGTTATTCAGCTCCATTTGCAGGAGAGACTCGGAGTGGATGGTGAAGTTACCAAGACCCCAGGCATTGCGGATCTTGAGTTCTCGTAAGGATGGGCACCGCGGTGAGGAGAGAGCGTCACCAAGCTCGCACGGGCCATGCAGATGGACACCAAACAGCCAGAGAGAGACGAGGCGGGCGAATACGCTGGAATGCGGCACGGCAAGGCCAAGAAATCCTAGGTCGAACACGATAGAGGTGGTGTTCTCGAAGCGTGGCAGCTCAAAGACGCCTCTTTCCCTGGCCTGGTTCTGCGGTACAGCGTTGTAAAGCAGTATACCGCCGGAGAGGCGGCGCGCGGCTATGGGGAGCCAGGTCGCCACGGATTCGGCAGAGATGTCGTCAACGAAGGCGCTTAGGCCCTGGAGCACCGGCGCTTGATGGGCGGCGAGGGCAGGGAGTATGCGGTGGTGGTCGGCATCGCCGGTGAAGTTGAGATTCGGGAGGAGGGCCCAGAGGCGGCGCCAGCGGCGGGACAGGACGCTGGTCCGAGCGGCGTAGGCGGTGCGGCGGAGCTTGAGGAGGATGCCGATAAGAACGTCGTCCGGTAGTGCGCTGAGGCGGTCCTCGCTTGCGCCGTCGGCGGCCGGGAGCTTCGCTCGCTTGGAGCCGATCTCCCTACCGCAGTGCCCCATGGAGGAGGGTTCGAGCAAGCGATTTGGAGTACTGAAAGGGGGCGGGGGGCGGAGCTGCGGACGCCAGTGGCGGGGGCTGGGAAAGTGTGGGAACGGATCGGATCGAATGCGCCGTCACCATGAAGGGGAAGGGTTTGGGGTAGGGACAGCTCCACTGGGTGAATTAGAGAGTGAAAACAAGTCTCTTTCTCAGTCTTTTTTTTCTCGAGTTAATTACACCTGGGGTACATAAACTTGCGCGGCGGGTGTTGGAAAACGGCCAACACTGACTCGGCCCGCACCGTGCCGCCCGCTCACCACACGGTGACCGTGGCCTCTCCCCGCTCCCTGCGTAGCTAGCGCACGTTCCTCCTGGAGACTAGCTCCCTTCTGTTGTAACCAACACAGCACCTGCGCGTGCTCTCTCGAGTATATAAGGTCATGCCTTCCTCTGTAATACACACATTGAGATATTCGTCATTCTTCTTGGCACCGGAGCCATCCTTCCTCCCTGTACCCCATGGCCGGATCCCACGCCTCTGACGAGGGCTCCGATGCCGGCGAGCAGCCCAACACCGGCGTTAACTCCGACAGCCCACCCCTTCCCAGCTCCACTGCTCCGCTGCCCACCACTCCCACACCACCTACCGATCAGAGCGCTCCTCCGGCCACTGCTCCGCTGCACCTCACCGTCGCGCCGCTCGGCGCGGTGACCTCCGACGCTGCGTCATCCTCGACGGCGCCGCCACCTTCCATCCGCGCCGTCAACGTCGGCGCCCACAGCGACTTCAAGCTGGACGCCGTCTGTGGCAACTACTCCAAGTGGAGGCGGATCATGTCCTTCATCCTCCGCAAATCCGGCGTGGAAAGCCACGTCCTCGTCAACCTCGACCCGCGCACTCAAACTGCGCAGTGGCGCCACGACGATCTCCAGATCCTCCTCATGATCTACGGTACGATCACGGACGAACTTTACGATGTCATTGCTGCCCAAGATTCCACTGCCTATCATGCATGGTTCCTCCTCGACGCCTTCTTCCGCGATAATCTCGCGGGCCGGGCCATCCATGTCGGCGCCGAGTTCCGCGCCACCGTTCAAGGTGACATGAAGATCGCTGAGTACTGCAGGCGCCTCAAGGCGCTCGCGGACTCCCTCGACGATCTTGACGAGCACATCACCGACAACACCCTCACCCTCCAGCTCATCCGCGGCCTTGCTCCGCGCTTCGGTGTCATGGCATCCCTGCTACCAATGCAGGTGCCCTTCCCCACCTTCGTCCAGGCCCGCTCCCGGCTGATGCTGGAGGAAATCAGCCTcgacgcgcgcgcgcacggcgGGGGCCACCGCCCTCATCGCCACCCATAGAggcggctccggcggtggtggtggcggctccggcagctccagcggtggtggcggcggttccGCTTCCACAGGCGGCACCATCCAGCGGCAACCCGATCGCTCTTCGGACCGCGGCGGGCGCGGGCATGGCCGCGGCGGGCGTGGTCGCGGCTCCGGTGGTCGCGGGGGGCCTCCAGGGCATCCGCCTTCGTCCCAGCAGCCCTGGATGGGCTACTTCGCCCCGTGGGGCGCACCTTTCCCACCGGCCGGCCGTGCACCGTGGGTTCCACCGAACGCCGTCGGCGTCCTCGGTCCACGCCCCGGGGTTCCACACCACGCCTACCCCATGATCTACAACGTCAACACCCCCACCAGCCATAGAAAATCCCATGCGAATCCTACCTACCTCGTACTATCCAGGCGTATCCGCATCGGGATCGCCGCCTGCCCACGCGCCTCCTGCGGTCGCTCCCCAACCAACCTAACAGCCCAGACCCACCTCGGATCCCACACCCGCGAATCCCGCGCCCACCACTCGTCCCTCCGCTCGGTCCCACCCTGGCCCCGCCTCCCCCGCCAATCCTAGCTCGACCGAATCCACCTGGTCAGCCACTCCGCGCAGCGATCCgaccccctcccctcccacctcgcCACCTGGTCGTCCCCTCCCTCCGCGCGCTGTGCCCATCACCCCCCGCCGCAATGATCACGCCATGCAAACCCGAGGCAAAGTCGGTTTTCTTCAACCAAAAAAACTCTACTCCCCCACTGCCCTCGCCGCCGTTCCCGCCACACCTGCCCTCTCACCCATCCCCGCCACCTACAAACAAGCCCTCCAAAACCCAAACTGGCGCCGCGCCATGCAAGATGAGTTTGATGCTTTGTTGCAAAACAACACGTGGTCTCTTGTTTCCCGTCCTGCAGGTGTCAACACGGTGACGGGGGAGTGGATTTTCCGGCACAAACTCCACCCCGACGGCAGCCTAGCACGCTACAAGGCCAGATGGGTTCTCCACGGCTTCACCCAGCAGCACGGCGTGGATTTTGGCGAGACGTTCAGCCCGGTGGTGAAGCCGGCGACGATCCGCGTGGTGCTCAGCCTCGCCGTCTCGTCGGGGTGGCCGGTACATCAACTGGACGTGAAGAACACATTTCTTCACGGCCACCTCGACACGGTCGTCTACAGTCAACAACCCTCCGGCTTCGTCGACTCGCGCCACCCCACGCACGTCTGCCAGCTCCACCGCTCCCTCTACGGTCTGCGTCAGGCGCCCCGGGTGTGGTTCCAGCGGTTCACAGCTTACCTGCTCTCGCTCGGCTTCGTCGCCTCTAAATGCGACACCTCGCTATTCATCATGTGCCGCGGCACATCCACTGCTTACCTGTTGCTGTATGTTGATGacatcctcctcatcgccagcacCGCCGCTTTGCTACGCTCCATCATCGCTGCGCTCCACCGCGAGTTTGCCATGTCCGACCTCGGCGAGCTCCACCACTTCCTCGGCGTCAATGTGCACCACACCACGGACGGGCTGTTTCTTTCCCAGAACTAGTACGCGCTCGAGATCCTTGAGCGCGCCACCATGAGCAACTGTCGCCCGATCGCCACGCCCGCTGACACCAAGCGCAAGCTCTCCACGCAGGACGGACCGCCCGTCTCCGATCCTTCCCTCTACCGTAGCCTCGTCGGTGCTTTGCAATACCTCACACTCACGCGTCCCGACATCGCCTACGCCGTCCAGCAGCTCTGCCTCTTCATGCATGACCCGCACGAGAGCCACTTCACATACCTCAAGCGCGTCCTGCGCTATGTGCGCGGCACTGCTCATCTTGGACTCCAGCTCCGGCGATCACACGACACCAACCTGGTCGCCTACTCTGACGCGGACTGGGCAGGCTGCCCTGACACGCGCCGGTCCACGTCGGGCTTCTGCGTCTTCCTCGGTGATAACCTCGTCTCGTGGTTGTCCAAGCGCCAGCACACCGTCTCGCGCTCTAGCGCGGGGGCGGAGTACCGCGCTGTCGCCCACGCCGTCGCCGACACTTGCTGGCTCCATCAGCTCCTTCACGAGCTTCATCACCCACCAGACAGCGTGACGAtcgtctactgcgacaacatcAGCGCCATGTACCTCTCCTCCAACCCGGTCCAGCACCAGCGCACGAAGCATGTGGAGATTGATCTCCATTTTGTTCGCGAGTGCGTCTCCTTCGGCGACGTACGTGTCCTACACGTGCCTTCAACGTCCCAGTTCGCCGACGTCTTCACCAAGGGCCTCCCGACGGCCGTCTTCTGCGAGTTCAGGTCCAGCCTCAACATCGTCGAGGACCCTGTTGCGACTGCGGGGGGCTGTTGGAAAATGGCCAACACTGACATGGCTCACACCGTGCCGCCCACTCACAACGTGGTGATCGTGGCCTCTCCCCACTCCCCGCGTAGCTAGCGCATGTTCCTCCTGGAGACTAGCTCCCTTTTGTTGTAAGCAACACAGCACCTGCGCGTGCTCTCTCGAGTATATAAGGCCATGCCTTCCTCTGTAATACACACATTGAGATATTCGTCATTTTTCTGCGGTAACGGATTCATACACAAACAAAAACCCCCATAAAAGTCATACACCAACTCTGATGCGGT is a window encoding:
- the LOC123041474 gene encoding putative F-box/FBD/LRR-repeat protein At4g03220, with the protein product MGHCGREIGSKRAKLPAADGASEDRLSALPDDVLIGILLKLRRTAYAARTSVLSRRWRRLWALLPNLNFTGDADHHRILPALAAHQAPVLQGLSAFVDDISAESVATWLPIAARRLSGGILLYNAVPQNQARERGVFELPRFENTTSIVFDLGFLGLAVPHSSVFARLVSLWLFGVHLHGPCELGDALSSPRCPSLRELKIRNAWGLGNFTIHSESLLQMELNNLYGLQQLTVEAKVLQELYVSSCFENSITAVSRPVANISAPQLASLHWTDAYEPSSVQLGEMAHLQRLETGHFFVFGHYLDDYTPNRNCLRLLQQFEVMHHLKLSLIYLLDKGHHQYLMENMTRLPNITLLTLNVMTKGHSFGASLFHILRMCTGVRKLALVFLGKPSNLEAQATCPSGCICDQPLNWKSEELILNCLPEIEINGFGGTEHEVALVKLLFNWAAVLKKMTIAFHYSIPKRKAEELGHMLLGFSSPEILMDFLHIKYSREGVHSTRLQLSVTPNLWLVGPASWPDKWCAWVVLKWPPVAVVDHVCVDTLNSEFFLCDPSPPSSPSFSFPLVRSGSSPPPSLPGVLQLVIRATNPPEIFLPRLIGSR